Proteins encoded together in one Planctomyces sp. SH-PL14 window:
- a CDS encoding PQQ-binding-like beta-propeller repeat protein — MRGLIRSVTSLVCGISLAGSGSLCAGAEEWPQWRGPEFTGISTETGVATSWSAKKNVAWRTELPGPAGSTPCIANGRLFLTTAAGEDLYVMAFDLNGKELWRQKAGSGNQDARVDEGNSAAPSPCTDGKHVWAFFGTGILVCYDRDGKEVWKFDVQDRYGKIDIQFGMTSTPVLDGDFLYLQLIHGNMRTDYTVGKVVKLEKKTGKEVWAVDRKADPKAECKHSYASPFLFEDGGSRSLVTHGADCTVGIALEDGRELWRLDGLNGPSRFNANYDGTLRFVASPGLSKDALIIPSAKKGPVVAIKTPSQIQGNITKSDSDILWTYERTPDVCCPLIVDGRVYLNMDARFASLDVKTGKVIYEGRIHSASYRGSPVYAAGHIYCVARDGVITVLKAGTDDLQVVAENTLDEPISASPAITEGMMYLRTYKALYAIRDGAVTRAAK, encoded by the coding sequence ATGCGCGGCCTGATCCGAAGCGTGACCTCCCTGGTGTGCGGCATCTCCCTGGCCGGTTCCGGCTCACTGTGCGCTGGGGCGGAAGAGTGGCCGCAGTGGCGGGGACCGGAGTTCACCGGGATCTCGACCGAGACCGGCGTCGCCACGAGCTGGTCCGCCAAAAAGAACGTCGCCTGGCGTACGGAACTCCCCGGCCCCGCCGGCTCCACCCCGTGCATCGCCAACGGCCGCCTGTTCCTGACCACCGCGGCCGGCGAAGACCTGTACGTGATGGCCTTCGACCTCAACGGCAAGGAACTGTGGCGGCAGAAGGCTGGCTCCGGAAACCAGGACGCCCGCGTCGACGAGGGGAACTCCGCGGCTCCGTCCCCCTGCACGGACGGCAAGCACGTCTGGGCCTTTTTCGGCACGGGGATCCTGGTCTGCTACGACCGGGACGGCAAAGAGGTCTGGAAGTTCGACGTCCAGGACCGCTACGGCAAGATCGATATCCAGTTCGGGATGACGTCGACCCCTGTGCTCGACGGCGACTTCCTGTACCTGCAGCTCATCCACGGCAACATGCGGACAGACTACACCGTCGGCAAGGTGGTGAAGCTCGAGAAGAAGACTGGCAAGGAGGTCTGGGCAGTCGACCGGAAGGCGGACCCCAAGGCGGAGTGCAAGCACTCCTATGCGTCCCCTTTCCTCTTTGAAGACGGAGGATCGCGGAGCCTGGTGACGCACGGGGCGGACTGCACGGTCGGGATCGCCCTGGAGGACGGGCGCGAGCTGTGGCGGCTGGACGGGCTCAACGGCCCGTCGCGGTTCAACGCGAACTACGACGGGACGCTGCGGTTCGTCGCTTCGCCGGGGCTCTCCAAGGACGCGCTCATCATTCCGAGCGCCAAGAAGGGGCCGGTCGTCGCGATCAAGACCCCCAGCCAGATCCAGGGGAACATCACCAAGTCGGACTCCGACATCCTGTGGACGTATGAGCGGACGCCGGACGTCTGCTGTCCGCTGATCGTCGACGGCCGGGTCTACCTCAACATGGATGCCCGCTTCGCCAGCCTCGACGTCAAGACCGGCAAGGTGATCTACGAGGGGCGGATCCACAGCGCGTCTTACCGCGGCAGCCCCGTTTACGCCGCCGGCCACATCTACTGTGTGGCCCGGGACGGCGTGATCACGGTCCTCAAGGCGGGGACGGACGACCTGCAGGTGGTGGCGGAAAATACGCTTGACGAACCGATCTCGGCTTCGCCAGCGATCACGGAAGGGATGATGTATCTACGGACGTACAAGGCGCTCTATGCGATTCGCGACGGGGCGGTGACGCGAGCCGCGAAGTGA
- a CDS encoding amidohydrolase family protein, giving the protein MPVRLLVLAVSCSLLVSTAWGQPPRERRGGFQRTIHAIRDARIVVSAGEAAIEKGTIVIQDGFITAVGDEVAIPPGAHVIEGAGLVVYPGFINALADIPLPPERQPAPGAGRKLNLEQYALAVTPPDNRRGLTPEFPLSSRLTWDEAGQKPYREAGFTTVHAVWAAPIAAGQTCLVTTSGAPLRESLIADPVAATFLLAPPRGRDDESTRYPATFMGAVAHLRQAFLDAEHHAKHRQLFDGGAGDLQRPVEDAALETLTRVRAGELRALFLARLSRDQDRREVDEGARMFGFLPSNTERDRIRRAIAFAGEQGLDPILSVGTDAAEVVDELESRERPVILELDLGEEPEEPKAKPEDEAKAIRADVPAPQRQREYLKAEWKRHAGAAAALHEAGVSFALATRGLKQPGDLLKTVRILIEQGLDEATAVAALTSVPAELLGQSAHIGSLAEGHWGHVTVLAAPLKEKHAKLRYVLVDGALHEFNAPEKEKSSKPADKPTVHLDGTWQVRIDQGNEKSTSATLELAQNEAALSGGFTSDQGAGRVSSGKVTGKSFRFTVEIGAGEKTLTLKFEGEAEDQDGEQRLKGKLVPPFGPETTFTATPKTSKNKTENEAKPESSPEEKKPANPISLSIDDGEPAMAKEASKPESADSKEATKKGKAKPAPLQPFDPELFPTELPPDRERPIDRTEGNLFVRGATVLTGTGETLEEASILIREGKIAAIGKDLEPDEGMRVIDARRHWVTPGLIDTHSHIMFDGGLNQVNEGTQSIVCEVRVRDVIATRDVAEYRALAGGLTTARLLHGSANAIGGQDAVVKLKVGDGLDEHLVTDRPLGVKFALGENVKRNPNRFPHTRLGVEATLKRAFFEALDYRREWIAYEKAKKAAGRKGDEILPPRRDLRLERLVSILNGETLIHSHCYRADEILMLLRTADSLGIRVQSLQHVLEGYKIAPEILKHGASCSTFSDWWAYKVEAYDATAYNASLLNEAGVSTVIKSDNAELMRHMNFEAAKSLKYGNMPPDDALAMVTLNAAREIGLDKRIGSIEVGKDGDLAIFSGHPFNTFGKCVATVIEGEVRYEQAKQPTAMSEAGRKRAALAPKLVMAADEVRAKALVIPESESGVYAIENATIHPVEGPDGIENGTLVIADGKIQAVGRDIPAPEGATIINATGLHVYPGLIDSGCLVGVHEIDALDVGQDHSENGPFQPDLTPSTALNVDSELLPVARAGGITAALIRPRSGIIAGQCSLIQLSGWTAPEMTIREAVGLAINWPTKAEEIDSLKEFFRTARRYDELRAQEKPGKETMVRDPRFEAMRPYLKRTKPVFVEGHTRKQMAEALLWAEEEKLRVVLTGATDAWKLAAEIKARKVPVILGPVMRPPLEGWDPFDAPYANPGRLFEAGVPFAVRSDEEANARNAPLEAGFAVGYGLPEREALKAVTLGAAKILGVEGELGSLKAGKRANVIVTDGSPLQHSTQFKAVFVSGRPYAPESRQTRFYEKYRERLK; this is encoded by the coding sequence ATGCCTGTGCGTCTTCTCGTCCTGGCGGTCTCCTGCTCACTTCTCGTCTCGACCGCCTGGGGACAGCCTCCGCGCGAACGACGCGGCGGATTCCAACGGACCATCCACGCCATCCGCGACGCCCGGATCGTCGTCTCCGCCGGCGAAGCCGCGATCGAAAAAGGGACGATCGTCATCCAGGACGGCTTCATCACCGCCGTCGGCGACGAGGTCGCCATCCCCCCCGGAGCCCACGTGATCGAAGGGGCCGGACTCGTCGTCTACCCGGGCTTCATCAACGCCCTCGCCGACATCCCGCTCCCGCCCGAACGACAGCCCGCACCGGGGGCCGGCCGGAAACTGAACCTCGAACAGTATGCCCTGGCGGTCACGCCGCCGGACAACCGCCGCGGACTCACGCCGGAGTTCCCACTCTCGAGCCGGCTGACCTGGGACGAAGCAGGACAAAAGCCGTACCGCGAAGCCGGGTTCACCACGGTTCACGCAGTCTGGGCCGCTCCCATCGCCGCCGGGCAGACCTGTCTCGTCACGACCTCGGGAGCACCGCTGCGGGAGAGCCTGATCGCTGATCCCGTCGCCGCCACGTTCCTCCTCGCCCCGCCCCGCGGACGCGACGACGAATCGACCCGCTACCCGGCGACCTTCATGGGAGCCGTCGCTCACCTGCGGCAGGCGTTCCTCGACGCCGAACACCACGCGAAGCATCGGCAGCTGTTCGACGGAGGAGCGGGCGACCTGCAGCGGCCTGTCGAAGATGCAGCCCTGGAGACCCTGACCCGCGTCCGCGCGGGAGAACTGCGGGCGCTGTTCCTCGCGCGGCTCAGCCGCGATCAGGACCGCCGCGAGGTCGACGAAGGAGCCCGGATGTTCGGCTTCCTCCCGTCCAATACGGAGCGGGACCGGATCCGGCGGGCGATCGCGTTCGCCGGCGAGCAGGGGCTCGATCCGATCCTTTCGGTCGGGACCGACGCGGCAGAAGTCGTGGACGAACTGGAGAGCCGCGAGCGGCCGGTGATCCTGGAACTCGATCTGGGGGAGGAGCCGGAAGAGCCCAAGGCCAAGCCCGAAGACGAAGCCAAGGCGATTCGCGCGGACGTTCCCGCTCCGCAGCGGCAACGGGAGTACCTCAAGGCGGAATGGAAGCGGCACGCGGGAGCCGCCGCGGCGCTGCATGAGGCGGGGGTGTCGTTCGCTCTGGCAACGCGGGGGCTCAAGCAGCCGGGGGACCTGCTCAAGACCGTCCGGATCCTGATCGAGCAGGGGCTCGACGAAGCGACCGCGGTCGCCGCGCTCACGAGCGTGCCGGCGGAGCTCCTGGGGCAGTCGGCCCACATCGGGTCGCTCGCCGAAGGGCACTGGGGGCACGTCACGGTCCTCGCGGCGCCGCTGAAGGAGAAGCACGCCAAGCTGCGGTACGTCCTCGTCGACGGGGCGCTGCATGAGTTCAACGCGCCGGAGAAGGAGAAGTCGTCGAAGCCGGCCGACAAGCCGACCGTGCACCTCGACGGGACGTGGCAGGTTCGGATCGATCAGGGAAATGAAAAATCGACGTCGGCGACGCTGGAACTCGCCCAGAACGAGGCGGCGCTCTCCGGGGGTTTCACGAGCGACCAGGGGGCGGGCCGGGTCTCGTCGGGGAAGGTGACCGGGAAGAGTTTTCGATTCACCGTCGAGATTGGAGCAGGCGAGAAGACGCTGACGCTGAAGTTCGAAGGCGAAGCTGAGGATCAGGACGGTGAGCAGCGGTTGAAGGGCAAGCTCGTCCCGCCGTTCGGGCCGGAGACGACCTTCACCGCGACGCCGAAGACATCGAAGAACAAGACGGAGAACGAGGCCAAGCCGGAGTCTTCACCGGAAGAGAAGAAGCCCGCGAATCCGATCTCGCTGTCGATCGACGACGGCGAGCCGGCGATGGCGAAGGAGGCGTCGAAGCCGGAATCCGCGGATTCGAAAGAGGCGACGAAGAAGGGGAAGGCCAAACCGGCCCCGCTGCAGCCATTCGATCCGGAGCTGTTCCCGACGGAGCTGCCGCCCGACCGCGAGCGGCCGATCGACCGGACCGAGGGGAACCTGTTCGTCCGCGGGGCGACGGTCCTGACCGGGACCGGCGAGACGTTGGAAGAGGCTTCGATCCTGATCCGCGAGGGAAAGATCGCCGCGATCGGGAAGGATCTGGAGCCGGATGAGGGGATGCGGGTCATCGACGCGCGGCGGCACTGGGTGACGCCGGGGCTGATCGATACCCACAGCCACATCATGTTCGACGGCGGTCTCAACCAGGTGAACGAGGGGACGCAGTCGATCGTCTGCGAGGTCCGGGTTCGTGACGTGATCGCCACCCGCGACGTGGCCGAGTACCGGGCGCTCGCCGGTGGTCTCACGACCGCGCGGCTCCTGCACGGCTCGGCGAATGCCATCGGCGGGCAGGATGCCGTCGTGAAGCTCAAGGTTGGGGACGGACTGGATGAGCACCTCGTTACGGATCGGCCGCTCGGCGTGAAGTTCGCGCTCGGTGAGAACGTGAAGCGGAACCCGAACCGGTTCCCCCACACGCGGCTCGGCGTCGAGGCGACGCTCAAGCGGGCGTTCTTCGAGGCCCTCGACTACCGCCGCGAGTGGATCGCCTACGAGAAGGCGAAGAAAGCGGCCGGACGAAAGGGTGACGAGATCCTCCCTCCCCGCCGCGACCTGCGGCTGGAGCGGCTGGTCTCGATCCTGAACGGCGAGACGCTGATCCACTCCCACTGCTACCGCGCGGACGAGATCCTGATGCTGCTGCGGACCGCCGACAGCCTGGGAATCCGGGTGCAGTCGCTCCAGCACGTTCTGGAGGGGTACAAGATCGCCCCCGAGATCCTGAAGCACGGGGCGAGCTGCAGCACGTTCTCCGACTGGTGGGCCTACAAGGTCGAGGCGTACGACGCGACGGCCTACAACGCGTCGCTCCTCAACGAGGCGGGGGTCAGCACCGTCATCAAGAGCGACAACGCCGAACTGATGCGGCACATGAACTTCGAGGCGGCCAAGTCGCTCAAGTACGGCAACATGCCTCCCGACGACGCCCTCGCCATGGTGACGCTGAACGCAGCCCGCGAGATCGGGCTCGACAAGCGGATCGGGTCGATCGAGGTCGGCAAGGACGGAGACCTGGCGATCTTCAGCGGGCACCCGTTCAACACCTTCGGCAAGTGCGTGGCGACGGTCATCGAAGGGGAAGTCCGGTACGAGCAGGCGAAGCAGCCGACCGCGATGTCCGAGGCGGGCCGCAAGCGGGCGGCTCTGGCGCCGAAGCTCGTGATGGCGGCGGACGAGGTCCGGGCCAAGGCGCTCGTGATCCCTGAGAGCGAGAGCGGCGTCTATGCCATCGAGAACGCGACGATCCATCCGGTCGAAGGGCCGGATGGGATCGAGAACGGGACGCTAGTGATCGCCGACGGCAAGATCCAGGCGGTCGGCCGGGACATTCCGGCGCCCGAGGGGGCGACGATCATCAATGCGACGGGCCTGCACGTTTACCCGGGGCTGATCGATTCGGGGTGTCTCGTGGGGGTTCACGAGATCGATGCGCTCGACGTGGGCCAGGACCACTCGGAGAACGGGCCGTTCCAGCCGGACCTGACCCCCTCGACGGCGCTCAATGTCGACTCGGAGCTGTTGCCGGTGGCCCGCGCGGGGGGGATTACGGCGGCGCTGATCCGGCCGCGGAGCGGGATCATTGCCGGGCAGTGTTCGCTGATTCAGCTCAGCGGGTGGACCGCTCCCGAGATGACGATCCGCGAGGCGGTCGGGCTGGCGATCAACTGGCCGACAAAGGCGGAGGAGATCGATTCGCTCAAGGAGTTCTTCCGCACGGCCCGGCGATATGACGAGCTGCGCGCTCAGGAGAAGCCGGGGAAGGAGACGATGGTCCGCGATCCGCGGTTTGAGGCGATGCGGCCGTATCTCAAGCGGACGAAGCCGGTCTTCGTCGAGGGGCATACGCGGAAGCAGATGGCGGAGGCACTGCTGTGGGCGGAGGAGGAGAAGCTGCGCGTGGTCCTGACGGGGGCGACCGATGCCTGGAAGCTGGCGGCGGAGATCAAGGCCCGGAAGGTGCCGGTGATCCTGGGGCCGGTGATGCGGCCGCCGCTGGAGGGATGGGACCCGTTCGACGCCCCGTATGCAAACCCCGGGCGGTTGTTTGAGGCCGGCGTGCCGTTCGCGGTCCGCTCCGACGAAGAGGCGAACGCCCGCAACGCACCGCTCGAGGCGGGATTTGCGGTGGGGTATGGGTTGCCGGAGCGGGAGGCGCTCAAGGCGGTGACGCTCGGGGCGGCGAAGATCCTGGGTGTCGAGGGTGAGCTCGGTTCGCTGAAGGCGGGGAAGCGGGCGAATGTGATCGTGACGGACGGTTCGCCGCTGCAGCATTCGACGCAGTTCAAAGCGGTGTTTGTCAGCGGCCGGCCGTATGCGCCGGAGAGTCGGCAGACGCGGTTTTATGAGAAGTACCGAGAGCGCTTGAAGTAG
- the purH gene encoding bifunctional phosphoribosylaminoimidazolecarboxamide formyltransferase/IMP cyclohydrolase: MSRAWPRRALISVSDKTGLAPFAQALGQLGFEILSTGGTAKFLKDLGLNVIDVSSYTGFPEIMDGRVKTLHPRIHGAILGRPDLKEDAEAIEAHGIIPFELVVVNLYPFEQTVAKPGCKIEDAIENIDIGGPSMIRSAAKNHAYIGVVTRADQYDRVIAGLQAGQLTPEFRRELAGAAFEMTARYDRAISNYFAGITGTETDKIFPPTIAIALERRETLRYGENPHQKAAFYVEPNAGPATLAAAEKLHGKELSYNNLLDLDAAMAIAREYEEPAAVVIKHNNPCGCAIGATLAEAFDKAYEGDPISAFGSIIGFNRPVDLATAERLCEPNRFIEAIIAPDYAPEAFALLTTKPKWKNNVRLLKLPGFLLPQPTILEYRRVTGGLLMQDRDDQADPQGDWKVVTKRAPTAAELTDLAFSWKVCKHVKSNAIVFAKGGMVIGVGAGQMSRLDSSHIAAYKSGEKSRGGVVASDAFFPFRDGIDEAAKAGITAAIQPGGSKADPDVIAACDEHGMSMIFTGRRHFKH; encoded by the coding sequence ATGAGCCGCGCCTGGCCTCGTCGTGCCCTTATCAGCGTCAGTGACAAGACGGGTCTCGCCCCCTTTGCCCAGGCCCTCGGTCAGCTCGGTTTCGAGATTCTCTCCACCGGCGGAACGGCCAAGTTCCTGAAGGACCTGGGGCTCAACGTCATCGACGTCTCGTCCTACACCGGCTTCCCGGAAATCATGGACGGGCGGGTCAAGACGCTGCACCCGCGGATCCACGGGGCGATCCTCGGCCGGCCGGACCTCAAGGAAGACGCCGAGGCAATCGAGGCTCACGGGATCATTCCGTTCGAGCTCGTCGTCGTGAACCTCTATCCGTTCGAACAGACGGTCGCGAAGCCGGGCTGCAAGATCGAAGATGCCATCGAGAACATCGACATCGGCGGCCCGAGCATGATCCGCTCGGCGGCCAAGAACCACGCCTACATCGGCGTCGTGACGCGGGCCGATCAGTACGACCGCGTCATCGCCGGTCTCCAGGCGGGACAGCTCACGCCGGAGTTCCGCCGCGAGCTCGCCGGCGCGGCCTTCGAAATGACCGCCCGCTACGACCGGGCGATCTCGAACTACTTCGCCGGCATCACCGGCACCGAAACCGACAAGATCTTCCCGCCGACCATCGCCATCGCCCTCGAGCGCCGCGAGACCCTCCGCTACGGTGAGAACCCGCATCAGAAGGCCGCGTTCTACGTCGAGCCGAACGCCGGGCCGGCGACGCTGGCGGCGGCCGAGAAGCTGCACGGCAAGGAGCTCTCCTACAACAACCTCCTCGACCTCGACGCCGCGATGGCGATCGCCCGCGAATACGAGGAGCCGGCCGCGGTCGTCATCAAGCACAACAATCCGTGCGGCTGTGCGATCGGGGCGACGCTCGCCGAGGCGTTCGACAAGGCGTACGAAGGGGACCCGATCAGCGCCTTCGGTTCGATCATCGGCTTTAACCGGCCGGTCGATCTCGCGACCGCCGAGCGGCTGTGCGAGCCGAACCGGTTCATCGAGGCGATCATTGCTCCGGACTACGCTCCCGAGGCCTTCGCCCTCCTCACCACGAAGCCGAAGTGGAAGAACAATGTCCGCCTTCTGAAGCTGCCGGGTTTCCTGCTGCCGCAGCCGACGATTCTGGAGTACCGCCGCGTAACTGGCGGCCTGCTGATGCAGGACCGGGACGACCAGGCCGATCCGCAGGGGGACTGGAAGGTGGTGACGAAGCGGGCGCCGACGGCCGCCGAGCTGACGGATCTGGCGTTCAGCTGGAAGGTGTGCAAGCACGTGAAGTCGAACGCCATCGTCTTTGCGAAGGGGGGGATGGTGATCGGTGTCGGGGCGGGTCAGATGAGCCGGCTAGATTCGTCGCACATCGCGGCTTACAAGTCGGGCGAGAAGAGTCGTGGCGGGGTGGTGGCTTCGGACGCGTTCTTCCCGTTCCGGGATGGGATTGACGAGGCGGCGAAGGCGGGGATCACGGCGGCGATTCAGCCGGGTGGTTCGAAGGCGGACCCGGACGTCATTGCGGCGTGTGACGAGCACGGCATGTCGATGATTTTCACGGGTCGTCGCCACTTCAAGCACTGA